Proteins encoded by one window of Bacteroidota bacterium:
- a CDS encoding type IV secretory system conjugative DNA transfer family protein: MAKRAASDPAPLQKNESGLYSFHEILGRGWTLWDDPIEIEPPFNYANKGRSVERTVVDDGKKDWLPVRIGRRLVQPLLRAKANSSNQVLPPQYVKPRRYSPQKAPIELKCVIPTDCRIKKEVALEFLLAIPSTAGATSFEIIATAESIEVQFATREDAGLLTQHIKGYFPRVIVFQNQNHLVDVWQGSNSDNQVIFEIGLSEAYAKPIRVPATFEVDPLIPFLNALENLEAGEVAIVQVLFQPARHPWKRHAARLIHINTQSSRQLEISEVAKSIQKKMRQPFFSSVIRIASRARTEAGLWHIAGSLTDSFRQFGAPTGNSFIPLENTGYTTTKQEKDLFNRTSHRSGMLLGANELVNLVHLPSISVKSSKLVRQTKKTKAVPRIAVGNDLILGDNYHDGRTVKASLNGEQRTKHTHIIGASGTGKSHLLLSLLIQDLKTSNGFAVLDPHGDLIDRLLPYVPESRLDDVILFDPADEQFPIGFNILQAHSTLEKQLLSSDLVAVFKRLSTSWGDQMTSVLGNSILAFLESEKGGTLADMRRFLVEKEFRKEFLKTVTDHEVLYYWQKEYPLLSGRPQAPLLTRLDTFLRPKLIRHIVAQKENKLDFGHIMNSGKILLAKLAQGAIGEENSYLLGSLLVSKFYQLALSRQELQEASRKPFYLYIDEFHHFITPTLSTILSGARKYRLGLTLAHQDMRQLQSRDTELQSAVLTNPYTRICFRVGDMDARSLETGFAFFEGKDLQNLGRGEAVIRVERTDYDFNLETYPLPEIVEDSENHIQSVIERSRQNYGTPLEEVEELLQQARAPIEENEPATPQPNKRTVRETEPPESVEPVNIVEDDPKRPIITPPPKPKAAPPPAPKKTPKQKAQLGKGGQQHRYLQELIKRWGEHNGFRATIEKPIPDSRESIDVALETDETTIACEISVTSTPDYELGNVQKCLNAGYDTVALVSADDKTLRKAEKHIKAKLDKKKLPKVKFLSPEDLFAFLGEIPNSRTEEVVGGYTVKVRVKPGSKEDAATRKKAISDVILSAMRRMKDT; encoded by the coding sequence ATGGCTAAACGAGCTGCTTCAGATCCTGCCCCTTTACAAAAAAATGAAAGCGGTCTCTACTCTTTTCATGAGATACTGGGACGCGGATGGACCCTTTGGGATGATCCTATTGAAATAGAACCTCCCTTTAACTATGCCAACAAGGGCAGAAGTGTAGAAAGAACTGTCGTTGACGACGGCAAGAAAGACTGGTTGCCGGTCAGAATAGGACGGCGGTTAGTACAACCATTACTGCGAGCCAAAGCCAATTCGTCCAACCAGGTACTCCCACCTCAATACGTCAAGCCTCGGCGGTACTCTCCCCAAAAAGCACCCATCGAATTGAAATGCGTCATCCCAACAGACTGCCGCATTAAAAAAGAAGTTGCTCTGGAATTTTTACTTGCTATTCCATCTACTGCCGGCGCTACTAGCTTTGAGATTATTGCCACTGCTGAATCTATTGAGGTTCAGTTTGCTACGCGTGAAGATGCTGGACTCTTAACTCAGCACATAAAGGGTTACTTCCCAAGGGTGATCGTTTTCCAAAATCAAAACCACCTAGTCGACGTTTGGCAGGGATCCAACTCAGACAACCAAGTCATCTTCGAAATTGGCTTGTCAGAGGCTTATGCAAAACCAATTCGTGTTCCGGCTACTTTTGAGGTTGACCCATTAATACCGTTTCTGAACGCGCTTGAAAACTTAGAGGCCGGCGAGGTAGCAATAGTTCAAGTTCTTTTTCAACCTGCTCGACATCCTTGGAAGCGACATGCCGCTAGATTGATTCATATAAATACCCAATCAAGCAGGCAGCTGGAAATATCTGAAGTTGCCAAAAGCATACAGAAGAAAATGAGGCAGCCATTCTTCTCGTCGGTAATTAGAATAGCTTCTCGAGCACGTACCGAAGCAGGGCTATGGCACATTGCCGGGTCGTTGACTGATTCATTTCGTCAATTTGGCGCACCAACGGGAAATTCGTTTATCCCACTTGAAAACACCGGGTATACTACCACCAAACAGGAAAAAGACTTGTTCAATAGAACCAGTCATCGAAGTGGTATGCTTCTGGGAGCTAATGAACTGGTAAATTTGGTACATCTGCCTTCCATCTCTGTGAAATCGAGCAAACTTGTTCGGCAAACCAAGAAAACCAAGGCTGTACCTCGAATCGCTGTAGGCAACGATCTCATTCTTGGAGACAATTACCACGACGGCCGTACCGTTAAGGCAAGTTTGAATGGCGAGCAAAGAACAAAGCATACACACATCATCGGGGCATCCGGCACCGGCAAATCGCATCTCCTTCTCAGCCTTCTTATCCAGGATCTCAAAACAAGCAACGGCTTTGCCGTCCTCGATCCTCATGGCGACCTCATCGACAGGCTCTTGCCGTATGTGCCGGAATCCAGACTCGATGATGTCATCCTCTTCGATCCAGCCGACGAGCAATTCCCAATTGGCTTCAACATTCTTCAGGCCCATTCCACGCTCGAAAAGCAGCTTCTCTCCTCTGATCTCGTAGCCGTCTTTAAACGCCTCTCAACGAGCTGGGGCGATCAGATGACATCAGTCCTTGGAAATAGCATTCTTGCATTTCTCGAATCAGAAAAAGGCGGCACACTTGCAGATATGCGACGCTTCCTTGTCGAGAAAGAATTCAGAAAAGAATTCCTCAAAACTGTCACCGACCACGAAGTACTTTACTACTGGCAGAAAGAGTATCCTCTGTTATCTGGTCGTCCACAGGCACCACTCCTGACAAGGCTAGACACGTTCCTTCGGCCTAAACTCATACGGCATATCGTTGCTCAGAAAGAGAATAAGCTGGACTTCGGCCACATCATGAATAGTGGGAAAATCTTGCTTGCCAAACTTGCTCAAGGGGCCATTGGTGAAGAGAATAGTTATTTGCTTGGTTCGCTGCTGGTCTCAAAGTTCTACCAGCTTGCCCTTTCACGTCAGGAGCTCCAGGAAGCCTCTAGGAAGCCGTTTTACCTCTACATTGATGAATTCCATCACTTCATCACACCAACGCTCTCTACGATTCTCTCAGGGGCGAGAAAGTATCGCCTGGGGTTGACGCTGGCTCACCAGGACATGAGGCAATTGCAATCGCGTGATACCGAATTGCAATCAGCAGTTCTCACAAATCCCTATACCCGCATTTGCTTCAGAGTCGGCGACATGGATGCTCGTTCGCTCGAAACAGGGTTTGCGTTCTTTGAAGGAAAGGATCTTCAAAACCTGGGCAGAGGTGAAGCAGTCATTCGGGTTGAGCGGACGGATTATGACTTCAACCTGGAGACATACCCGCTTCCTGAAATAGTGGAGGATTCTGAAAATCACATTCAATCTGTTATTGAACGATCACGGCAGAATTACGGGACGCCCCTTGAAGAGGTCGAAGAACTGTTACAACAAGCACGAGCACCGATTGAAGAGAATGAACCGGCTACTCCGCAACCTAATAAAAGGACGGTAAGAGAAACTGAGCCTCCGGAATCTGTGGAGCCAGTTAATATCGTTGAAGACGATCCAAAAAGACCAATCATTACACCGCCACCAAAACCAAAAGCTGCTCCGCCACCTGCACCAAAGAAAACCCCAAAGCAAAAAGCCCAGTTGGGCAAAGGCGGCCAGCAACACCGCTACCTTCAAGAACTCATTAAACGATGGGGTGAGCATAACGGATTTCGGGCTACCATCGAAAAGCCGATCCCCGATAGTCGGGAGAGTATTGATGTTGCTCTTGAAACGGATGAAACGACAATTGCTTGCGAAATATCCGTCACCTCAACGCCTGATTACGAACTCGGCAACGTGCAGAAATGCCTTAATGCCGGCTACGATACCGTTGCGCTTGTCTCTGCTGATGACAAAACACTCCGAAAAGCCGAAAAGCATATCAAAGCCAAACTCGATAAAAAGAAGCTCCCCAAGGTCAAATTCCTCTCTCCTGAAGATTTGTTTGCATTCCTTGGAGAGATACCGAATTCACGGACCGAAGAAGTTGTGGGTGGGTATACCGTGAAGGTACGCGTGAAGCCCGGCAGTAAAGAGGATGCAGCCACCCGAAAGAAAGCTATCTCTGACGTTATCCTAAGCGCTATGCGAAGGATGAAAGATACATAG
- a CDS encoding recombinase family protein produces MPTNEHDTPRPKKKVGIWIRVSTEDQVKGESPEHHEYRANTYAEMKGWEVAEVYRLDAISGKSVKDRPETKQMLEDIRMGRISGLIFSKLARLARNTRELLEFADIFREFDADLISLQEAIDTSSPAGRLFYTMLAAMAQWEREETAERVAASVPVRAKLGKPLGGVAQFGYKWVDGKLEIEPYEAPVRKKLYELFLEHKRIHIVTNMINEAGHRTRKGSKFSRRTVERLLEDPIAKGKCRRNYTKRSSDDMSWDVKDEDDWIWIDVEPIVETDLWEQVNHILSEQRAQRKPKARKSPHLFVGLIYCHCGDKMYKPSKTPKYVCHACRNKIPVDDLERAFHAQLKHFMSTPVDVNEVLRQADDAIREKEEILSVLEKEKESVQAEMDKTYRLYIDDKISPDGFGKIYGPLEERIKQLEREIPSIQGEIDFRKIQHHNSDEMLSSGRSIAEGWPQFTTKEKHRIIESIVDRIEIHEGEVIIDLAFDPTLEESPFFSKRMTTSARRGTAPRTNCHLGSRTKKPIGADIRENSKQQQNLEKGCMHLKSTCLSGFNDCNNYKRL; encoded by the coding sequence ATGCCTACGAATGAACACGACACGCCCAGACCTAAGAAAAAAGTCGGTATCTGGATTCGCGTCTCTACCGAAGATCAGGTTAAAGGCGAAAGCCCGGAACACCACGAATACCGGGCAAATACCTACGCCGAAATGAAAGGCTGGGAAGTTGCCGAAGTCTACCGGCTCGACGCCATTTCTGGCAAGTCAGTTAAAGACCGGCCCGAGACCAAGCAGATGCTTGAAGACATTCGGATGGGTCGTATCAGTGGACTCATTTTCTCGAAGCTGGCTCGGCTTGCTCGTAATACCCGTGAGTTGCTTGAGTTTGCTGATATCTTCAGAGAGTTTGATGCAGACCTCATCTCCCTTCAAGAAGCCATCGACACGTCATCTCCTGCCGGCAGACTTTTCTACACGATGCTTGCTGCTATGGCGCAGTGGGAACGCGAAGAGACGGCGGAACGCGTGGCTGCTTCCGTTCCTGTTCGGGCGAAGCTCGGCAAACCGCTTGGTGGCGTCGCGCAGTTTGGATACAAATGGGTAGACGGCAAACTTGAAATCGAACCTTACGAAGCGCCGGTCAGGAAGAAACTCTACGAACTTTTCCTTGAGCATAAGCGCATTCATATTGTTACGAATATGATCAATGAAGCCGGCCACCGAACACGAAAAGGCTCGAAGTTTTCTCGTCGTACCGTCGAGCGATTACTCGAGGATCCTATCGCCAAAGGTAAGTGCCGGCGCAACTACACCAAGCGATCCAGCGATGATATGTCGTGGGATGTTAAAGACGAAGACGACTGGATTTGGATTGACGTTGAGCCGATTGTAGAAACCGATCTCTGGGAGCAGGTCAACCACATCCTCAGCGAGCAGAGAGCACAGCGCAAACCCAAAGCGAGGAAGTCACCCCACCTCTTTGTCGGTCTTATCTACTGTCATTGTGGTGACAAGATGTACAAGCCTTCCAAAACGCCGAAGTATGTCTGCCATGCATGCAGAAACAAGATACCGGTTGACGATCTTGAGCGTGCCTTCCACGCGCAGCTCAAACACTTCATGAGTACACCTGTTGATGTAAACGAAGTACTGAGACAAGCAGACGATGCAATTAGAGAAAAGGAAGAAATCTTAAGCGTATTGGAGAAAGAGAAAGAATCTGTTCAGGCAGAGATGGATAAGACGTACCGCTTGTACATTGATGACAAGATTAGTCCCGATGGATTTGGAAAGATCTATGGACCACTCGAAGAACGAATCAAACAGTTAGAAAGAGAGATTCCATCCATTCAAGGAGAGATCGACTTCAGAAAGATTCAGCATCACAACAGTGATGAAATGCTTTCAAGCGGAAGAAGTATTGCAGAGGGATGGCCTCAGTTCACGACCAAGGAAAAACACCGCATTATCGAGAGTATAGTAGACCGTATAGAAATACACGAAGGCGAGGTCATAATCGACCTCGCCTTCGATCCTACTCTCGAAGAATCCCCATTCTTCTCTAAAAGAATGACAACTTCTGCGCGGAGGGGGACTGCTCCGCGCACAAATTGTCACCTTGGATCGAGGACTAAAAAGCCTATTGGGGCAGATATCCGAGAAAACTCAAAACAGCAGCAAAATTTGGAAAAAGGGTGTATGCATTTGAAATCCACCTGTCTTTCAGGGTTCAATGATTGCAACAATTACAAACGTTTATGA
- a CDS encoding serine hydrolase domain-containing protein, with the protein MRSKCLLIVFICLISSACHPPIDETELDQTLQLIVDDGLVAGFAVAVFNKDDILFAKGYGYADLKLRTLYTTQTQQIVASVSKTAIGLALVLADEMALLSLDDPINNHLPFPAVNPFFPEEAITIRHLATHTSTIAYSDQISGDLAFSQNALPLRDFVFHYLSPAGDWYRDQNFSNNKPGTYFDYTNISAALAAYIVEYTSGMSFKAFTRQYLFEPMDLPAVSWYASTQNDSSSARLYNLRTPYGFEEVERQSIGIYPVRDLVASVEELTRYCQVILNKGRYDARSVFSEKMVAELLAPALPKNVGGEEFSLDHGLFWIIDKNQLGVPAKVIGHSGGDDGIFSMLWFDPKTELGYVMLANTSQVDANFGAYIELWQSLYRYGKNHD; encoded by the coding sequence ATGAGATCGAAATGCCTTCTTATTGTATTTATCTGCTTGATTAGCAGCGCCTGCCACCCACCCATCGATGAAACTGAATTAGATCAGACCCTGCAACTGATTGTTGATGATGGCCTGGTTGCCGGCTTTGCTGTCGCTGTCTTCAACAAAGATGACATATTATTCGCCAAGGGGTACGGATATGCGGACCTGAAATTGCGGACCCTGTATACCACCCAAACGCAGCAAATTGTTGCTTCAGTCTCAAAAACAGCCATTGGGCTGGCCCTCGTATTAGCAGACGAGATGGCGCTGCTTTCCCTTGACGATCCAATCAACAACCACCTGCCATTTCCTGCTGTGAATCCTTTTTTCCCCGAAGAAGCCATAACGATCAGGCATCTTGCCACGCATACGTCAACGATTGCATACAGTGATCAGATCTCGGGAGACCTGGCCTTCTCTCAAAACGCGTTACCTCTCCGAGACTTTGTGTTTCACTATTTGTCACCAGCCGGTGATTGGTATAGAGATCAAAATTTTTCCAATAACAAACCTGGTACCTACTTCGATTATACCAACATTAGTGCAGCATTGGCTGCATACATTGTGGAATACACATCTGGCATGTCATTCAAAGCGTTTACCCGGCAGTACCTTTTTGAGCCAATGGATTTGCCAGCTGTATCCTGGTATGCATCCACCCAAAACGATAGCAGCAGCGCCAGGCTATATAACTTGCGAACACCCTATGGCTTTGAGGAAGTCGAAAGGCAATCTATCGGTATTTACCCGGTACGGGACCTCGTTGCCAGTGTTGAAGAGTTGACACGCTACTGCCAGGTCATCCTTAACAAGGGCAGGTATGATGCGCGCTCAGTTTTTTCGGAAAAAATGGTGGCAGAACTGCTTGCGCCGGCTTTACCTAAAAACGTGGGCGGTGAAGAATTCTCGCTGGACCACGGCCTTTTCTGGATCATCGACAAAAACCAGCTCGGTGTGCCGGCAAAAGTAATCGGCCATTCAGGGGGAGACGATGGCATATTTTCAATGCTGTGGTTCGACCCCAAAACCGAACTGGGGTACGTGATGCTGGCAAATACCTCGCAAGTAGATGCGAATTTTGGTGCTTACATTGAATTATGGCAGAGTCTTTATAGGTACGGGAAGAATCATGATTAG